A window of the Microbulbifer aggregans genome harbors these coding sequences:
- a CDS encoding MAPEG family protein, giving the protein MATVTAFYAALCALLIIALAFRVVKFRRTQKVGLGSGGKHAAEVLIRAHANAVEYVPLALLLLLLAELNGLAASWLHILGGTLLFGRFLHAFGLTAGRGGYHPGRFWGTALTWTVILALAVVLLVGTFSALKF; this is encoded by the coding sequence ATGGCTACAGTCACCGCTTTTTATGCTGCGCTCTGTGCGCTTCTGATCATTGCACTGGCCTTCCGGGTGGTGAAGTTTCGTCGGACGCAGAAGGTCGGGCTCGGCAGCGGTGGGAAGCATGCCGCGGAGGTTCTGATTCGCGCGCACGCCAACGCAGTGGAGTATGTGCCCCTGGCTCTGCTGCTCTTGTTGTTGGCAGAGCTTAATGGTCTTGCCGCCAGCTGGTTGCATATCCTTGGCGGGACCCTGCTGTTTGGGCGCTTCTTGCATGCCTTCGGACTGACCGCGGGCAGGGGCGGCTACCATCCCGGGCGTTTCTGGGGCACCGCACTGACCTGGACCGTCATCCTGGCGCTTGCAGTAGTCCTGCTAGTCGGCACTTTTAGTGCGTTGAAGTTCTGA
- a CDS encoding helix-turn-helix domain-containing protein yields the protein MGKKNTDEAAEGSLEAVTLLRFLGDRLRRLRLAQNRSQEELAAASGIGMSTLKRLERGQGCHLSALAEVLVQLQVRDRCEEFLDELVQDARPEDTSRLRASRSRK from the coding sequence ATGGGTAAGAAAAATACGGACGAGGCCGCTGAGGGCAGCCTGGAGGCGGTGACGCTGCTCCGGTTCCTGGGGGACCGGTTGCGACGCTTGCGCCTTGCCCAGAATCGCTCCCAGGAAGAACTCGCGGCGGCCAGTGGAATCGGCATGAGCACATTAAAGAGGCTGGAGCGGGGGCAGGGATGCCACTTATCAGCTCTCGCAGAAGTGTTGGTCCAGCTGCAAGTGAGGGATCGTTGTGAGGAGTTTCTTGATGAACTCGTGCAGGACGCCAGGCCGGAGGATACGTCCCGGTTGCGGGCTTCCAGGTCGAGAAAGTGA
- a CDS encoding BadF/BadG/BcrA/BcrD ATPase family protein, with amino-acid sequence MSQCFLGIDGGGTKTLGRIGGPGVEPLELRAGPSSLTQDIEGAIGNVMGLCRDLLMRSGIQSAETHLVCGVAGAGNPSAAAKLTARLESLGFASVTVTSDARTSLIGAGAGSPLVMAAIGTGSVVMRLASDGDIRQFGGWGLAVGDEGSGAAIGKSAVRALLWELDIYGGPRTPLCQQIMAEVGQHRGPILSWLQSAGSREYGGLAPVVFSHLPACDLAREIVTNTTAEVERLIRAASAAEALPLALLGGLADKLVPYLSPDLQERLIPPLGTALDGACILARNDSRVATVPYS; translated from the coding sequence ATGAGCCAGTGCTTTCTCGGCATCGATGGCGGTGGCACCAAAACCCTCGGCCGTATCGGTGGACCCGGCGTTGAGCCCCTGGAACTGCGGGCCGGCCCCAGCTCCCTCACCCAGGACATCGAGGGTGCGATCGGCAATGTCATGGGGCTTTGCCGCGACCTGCTGATGCGCAGCGGCATACAGTCAGCGGAAACACACCTGGTCTGCGGGGTTGCCGGAGCCGGTAATCCGTCCGCCGCAGCAAAACTCACCGCGCGACTGGAATCCCTAGGATTTGCCAGTGTGACGGTGACCTCTGACGCACGGACATCCCTCATTGGGGCTGGCGCAGGTAGCCCGCTCGTCATGGCTGCTATCGGCACCGGATCTGTGGTGATGCGCCTCGCCAGTGACGGCGACATTCGCCAGTTCGGCGGTTGGGGCCTCGCGGTGGGAGACGAAGGGAGCGGCGCCGCCATCGGCAAAAGTGCCGTGCGCGCCCTACTCTGGGAACTGGATATCTATGGCGGCCCACGGACTCCGCTTTGTCAGCAAATCATGGCGGAGGTAGGCCAGCATCGCGGCCCAATTCTGAGCTGGCTGCAGAGCGCTGGCTCGCGGGAATACGGCGGACTGGCACCGGTGGTTTTTTCCCACTTGCCCGCCTGTGATCTGGCTCGGGAAATCGTCACCAACACGACCGCCGAAGTGGAAAGACTGATCCGTGCAGCTTCCGCCGCGGAGGCACTGCCGCTGGCGCTGTTGGGCGGACTCGCCGACAAACTGGTGCCCTATCTGTCCCCGGACCTGCAGGAACGGCTGATCCCGCCACTCGGTACTGCATTGGATGGCGCCTGCATTCTGGCCAGAAACGACAGCAGGGTCGCGACTGTACCCTACTCTTAG
- a CDS encoding sodium:solute symporter: MELQFTGLDWAIFALYGAVLVGSGWYFSRSRSADSRDYFLAHNSMPMWMVAISTLATTQSAATFLGGPDLGYRGDLTYLFTNLGAILAAFIVARHLIPRFYEQRVTTVYELLQSRFGEGAKLKAGAMYLLGRVFASGARLYMAAIAVSMILFNDIDADHVVLAVLLLTAAGLLQTFIGGVRSVIQSDVMQCVVYVSAAIAVVGVLLWQIPADLPAIVSALQNPVDGSGSKLALVDTSWNLQDPFNLWATFTGFVLLNIAAFGLDQDVTQRLLTCKTPRDGARAMLLSVVMVAPVMAVFMGIGLLLYVFYQVPELMGGTSVSSPTGGDITVFMHYVLNEMPAGLRGLVTIGVIAAALSTLNSSLNSMASVLTEDLYRNWLERRGVDKPAHHFVIAGRSAMALIGAALSGMAILCFYWQQISDLPLITFALSVMVFAYSGLLGVFFTVLFTNRGSGLSVTMALIGGFVVTLLLQPWMITMLTGNEEPLTLAFPWQLCLGTAIAFSICCLGKPAEQADVEASEEARA; encoded by the coding sequence ATGGAATTGCAGTTCACTGGACTCGACTGGGCAATTTTTGCACTCTATGGAGCCGTGCTTGTCGGCAGCGGCTGGTACTTCAGCCGGAGCCGCTCCGCGGACAGCCGCGACTACTTCCTGGCCCACAACAGCATGCCCATGTGGATGGTGGCGATCTCTACACTGGCCACCACACAATCCGCCGCCACCTTCCTCGGCGGTCCCGACCTGGGCTATCGCGGTGACCTGACGTACCTGTTCACCAATCTGGGCGCCATTCTGGCGGCATTCATCGTCGCCCGACACCTGATTCCGCGGTTCTACGAGCAACGGGTCACCACGGTTTACGAGTTACTGCAGAGCCGTTTCGGTGAGGGGGCAAAGCTTAAAGCCGGAGCCATGTATCTCCTTGGCCGGGTATTTGCCAGCGGCGCTCGCCTCTACATGGCGGCAATCGCCGTCTCCATGATCCTGTTCAATGATATTGATGCCGATCACGTCGTTCTGGCTGTACTCCTGTTAACCGCAGCCGGCCTGCTGCAGACCTTTATCGGTGGCGTCCGCTCGGTGATTCAGAGCGATGTCATGCAATGCGTGGTCTACGTGAGTGCCGCCATTGCAGTGGTGGGTGTTCTGCTATGGCAGATCCCCGCTGACCTGCCGGCAATCGTCTCCGCACTGCAGAATCCTGTCGATGGCAGCGGCTCGAAGCTGGCGCTGGTGGATACAAGCTGGAACCTGCAAGACCCTTTCAATCTCTGGGCCACATTTACTGGCTTCGTGCTGCTGAATATTGCCGCCTTTGGCCTCGATCAGGATGTTACCCAACGCCTTCTCACCTGCAAGACGCCCCGCGATGGTGCCCGTGCCATGCTCCTGTCCGTAGTGATGGTCGCTCCGGTAATGGCTGTGTTTATGGGGATCGGCCTGCTGCTCTATGTTTTTTACCAAGTTCCCGAACTGATGGGTGGCACTTCCGTTTCCTCACCGACCGGTGGCGACATCACTGTGTTTATGCACTACGTCCTCAACGAAATGCCGGCAGGCCTGCGCGGACTGGTGACTATCGGCGTGATCGCCGCGGCACTATCGACCCTGAACTCCAGCCTGAACTCCATGGCCAGCGTCCTTACCGAAGACCTGTATCGCAACTGGCTGGAAAGGCGCGGAGTCGACAAGCCCGCCCACCATTTCGTAATCGCCGGGCGCAGCGCGATGGCGCTGATCGGCGCGGCCCTGAGTGGCATGGCGATCCTGTGCTTCTACTGGCAGCAGATCAGCGATCTGCCGCTCATCACTTTCGCTCTCTCGGTGATGGTTTTTGCCTACTCCGGGCTTCTGGGTGTGTTCTTCACCGTGCTGTTTACCAACCGCGGCAGTGGCTTGAGTGTAACCATGGCGCTGATCGGTGGCTTTGTCGTCACCCTGCTGTTGCAGCCCTGGATGATAACTATGCTGACCGGCAACGAGGAGCCGCTCACGCTAGCGTTCCCCTGGCAGCTCTGCCTGGGTACAGCCATTGCCTTTTCCATCTGCTGTCTCGGCAAGCCGGCTGAGCAGGCTGACGTCGAGGCCTCTGAGGAAGCTCGCGCATGA
- a CDS encoding amidohydrolase family protein, protein MKALNKFIFPALAVLVGAVAPAVVAETLLIKGGRVHTLSEAGTLPTADVLIRDGRIEQVAPSISVKADREIDASGKIVTPGVIAPVSELGLVEIGAASSTNDYSVTGESIGAAFDPLPAYNPKSTLIPFNRAGGVTRALVFPGIQMWGESVGDPQRVFAGRSFAIALNGRFDSVVATDLAQKAYTGEAGSVLAGGSRANAIAKVRNALEEAREYRENRDAIRRGQWRELNHSIEDLEALQPVIEGKQPLLLTANRASDIIAVLDLARQFQLQLVILGAAEGWMVADRIAAAKAPVIVDAINNLPTGFESLGARLDNAALLNKAGVKVVISGPSYASTHNVYLARQSAGNAVAAGLPYEEALKAISSNVADVFRIGGGSVTPGRVADLVVWSGDPLEVTSYAEAVIINGEPQSLVNRSTRLRDRYLKPQAGHAFGFKR, encoded by the coding sequence GTGAAAGCCCTGAACAAGTTTATTTTCCCGGCGCTGGCGGTTTTGGTTGGTGCCGTAGCACCAGCTGTCGTGGCGGAGACATTGCTGATCAAGGGCGGTCGTGTCCATACCCTCTCCGAGGCTGGAACGCTGCCGACTGCCGACGTGCTGATCCGTGACGGTCGGATAGAACAGGTGGCGCCATCCATCAGCGTAAAGGCCGACCGCGAGATCGATGCGAGCGGTAAGATTGTAACGCCCGGCGTCATCGCGCCGGTTTCCGAGCTGGGACTGGTGGAAATCGGAGCTGCCAGCAGCACCAATGATTACTCCGTGACCGGTGAGAGCATCGGTGCGGCTTTCGATCCCCTGCCTGCTTACAACCCGAAATCCACGCTGATTCCGTTCAACCGTGCAGGCGGGGTGACCCGGGCGTTGGTATTCCCCGGCATCCAGATGTGGGGTGAGAGTGTCGGCGACCCGCAACGGGTTTTTGCCGGTCGCAGCTTTGCGATCGCACTCAATGGTCGCTTTGACAGTGTGGTGGCCACGGATCTGGCGCAGAAGGCCTATACCGGTGAGGCCGGCAGTGTGCTCGCGGGCGGCAGCCGTGCCAACGCGATTGCCAAGGTCCGCAATGCACTGGAGGAGGCCAGGGAGTACCGGGAAAATCGCGACGCGATCCGCCGTGGCCAATGGCGAGAACTCAATCACTCCATTGAAGACCTGGAAGCCCTGCAACCGGTAATCGAAGGCAAGCAGCCGCTACTGCTGACGGCTAACCGTGCCAGCGACATCATCGCCGTGCTCGATCTCGCCCGCCAGTTCCAGCTGCAGCTGGTTATTCTCGGTGCAGCTGAAGGGTGGATGGTGGCTGATCGTATCGCGGCTGCCAAAGCGCCCGTCATAGTCGATGCCATCAATAACCTGCCGACTGGATTCGAAAGCCTGGGCGCGCGACTGGATAATGCGGCGTTACTGAACAAGGCCGGGGTCAAAGTGGTCATCAGCGGCCCCAGTTATGCCTCGACTCATAACGTATACCTCGCGCGCCAGTCTGCGGGCAATGCGGTTGCTGCGGGGCTGCCCTATGAAGAGGCCCTGAAAGCAATCAGTAGTAATGTCGCCGATGTGTTCCGTATTGGGGGTGGCAGTGTGACCCCGGGCCGCGTGGCAGATCTGGTCGTCTGGAGTGGGGATCCTCTCGAGGTAACCAGTTATGCCGAGGCTGTGATTATTAACGGCGAGCCACAGTCCCTGGTAAACCGTTCCACGAGACTGAGGGATCGCTACCTCAAGCCTCAAGCGGGGCACGCGTTCGGTTTCAAGCGTTGA
- a CDS encoding YebG family protein, with amino-acid sequence MAVVAVWKCDRDGAMFDNKKDAEEHDKMLELAANITSLIERHVDGISEEVGEEIGLLLAKRREALAKACKGKPEVLLEEEASTEEEQADDRVTPLAVNQ; translated from the coding sequence ATGGCCGTTGTAGCTGTATGGAAATGCGATAGAGACGGAGCAATGTTCGACAACAAAAAAGACGCCGAAGAACACGACAAGATGCTGGAGCTCGCCGCCAACATCACTTCCCTGATCGAGCGCCACGTGGATGGCATCTCAGAAGAGGTTGGCGAGGAAATCGGCCTGCTGCTTGCCAAACGCCGCGAAGCCCTGGCAAAAGCCTGCAAGGGTAAGCCGGAAGTACTTCTTGAAGAAGAAGCCAGCACCGAAGAAGAACAGGCGGACGACCGCGTAACCCCGCTGGCGGTCAATCAGTAA
- a CDS encoding DUF924 family protein, which yields MAHPSEVLKFWFGTDQLEASADELHQKLWFTRDETFDNEIEERFGHLVESAIAGELHEWRSSVPGELALVLLCDQFTRNVYRDTARAFAGDPLALDVALAVIERGDDRGLGLFQRAFLGMPLEHAESEEMQQRSVAYFNRLRMDYLNGAIGAAQAESFYQYALAHQKVIDEFGRYPHRNASLGRESTAAEHAWLEQGGGF from the coding sequence ATGGCTCACCCCTCAGAAGTACTGAAGTTCTGGTTTGGCACGGACCAGCTGGAAGCATCCGCAGACGAGCTGCACCAGAAGCTGTGGTTCACCCGCGATGAGACCTTCGATAACGAGATCGAGGAGCGATTCGGCCACCTGGTGGAATCCGCCATCGCCGGCGAACTGCACGAGTGGCGGAGCTCGGTGCCCGGCGAGCTGGCTCTCGTACTGCTGTGTGACCAGTTCACCCGCAATGTTTACCGCGACACCGCCCGCGCCTTTGCCGGTGATCCGCTGGCGCTGGACGTGGCTCTGGCCGTGATCGAGCGTGGCGATGACCGCGGACTGGGGCTATTTCAGCGGGCCTTCCTGGGCATGCCCCTGGAGCATGCCGAGAGTGAGGAAATGCAGCAGCGCTCAGTGGCCTACTTCAACCGCCTGCGCATGGACTACCTGAATGGGGCCATTGGGGCCGCTCAGGCAGAGAGCTTTTACCAGTACGCCCTCGCCCACCAGAAAGTCATCGACGAGTTCGGACGCTACCCACACCGCAATGCCTCCCTTGGACGCGAATCCACAGCCGCGGAGCACGCCTGGCTGGAACAGGGAGGTGGCTTCTGA
- a CDS encoding amidohydrolase, with protein MQHHFRCLAALLGAAILVTACGGEKETGGKEAAKSFADLEAFPSTYALEQSKPVIIRNATVLTGTGERLDNADLVLEDGRIAKIGDKLRAPRNALEIDANGKWVTPGLVDVHSHLGNYPAPSIESSQDGNEMTSPNTAEVWTEHSVWTQDPQFTLALAGGVTTLQILPGSANLFGGRSVTLKNVPGRSVQDMKFPGAPYGLKMACGENPKRVYGGKGTAPSTRMGNVAGYRNAWLEASRYKDKWEKYWDKGGEAPERNLQLETLAGVLNGEILVHNHCYRGEEMAIMMDIAEEFDFEITAFHHAVEAYKVADLLAEQGVCAAMWADWWGFKHEAFDMTEANIAIVDQSGACAMIHSDSAIGIQHLNEEVAKAMTAGQRAGFDIKPEHAVIWMTLNPAKALGVAEETGSIEKGKMADIVLWSGNPFSVYSKAEKVFIDGELMFDRDDPARQPHSDFELGILNPEGERS; from the coding sequence ATGCAGCACCACTTTCGCTGTCTCGCGGCCCTGTTGGGCGCCGCAATTCTGGTGACCGCCTGTGGCGGCGAGAAGGAAACTGGGGGCAAAGAAGCAGCCAAGAGCTTTGCTGACCTCGAAGCTTTTCCCTCAACCTACGCTCTGGAACAGAGCAAGCCCGTCATCATCCGCAATGCCACTGTACTTACAGGTACCGGTGAGCGCCTGGATAACGCCGATCTGGTATTGGAGGACGGCAGGATCGCCAAAATCGGCGATAAACTGCGCGCACCACGCAATGCCCTGGAGATCGATGCCAACGGCAAGTGGGTGACGCCGGGGCTGGTGGATGTGCACTCCCACCTGGGTAATTATCCTGCGCCGTCCATCGAGTCCTCCCAGGATGGCAACGAAATGACCTCGCCAAATACCGCCGAAGTCTGGACGGAGCACTCGGTCTGGACGCAGGACCCACAGTTTACACTGGCATTGGCCGGCGGCGTCACGACCCTGCAGATATTGCCAGGATCCGCCAACCTGTTTGGTGGGCGCAGTGTGACCCTCAAAAATGTGCCCGGCCGCAGTGTCCAGGACATGAAGTTTCCCGGCGCCCCCTATGGCCTGAAGATGGCCTGTGGTGAGAACCCCAAGCGGGTATACGGCGGTAAGGGCACGGCTCCCTCCACCCGCATGGGTAATGTTGCCGGCTACCGCAATGCCTGGCTCGAGGCGTCCCGCTACAAGGACAAGTGGGAAAAGTATTGGGATAAAGGCGGTGAGGCTCCGGAGCGCAATCTGCAGCTGGAGACGCTGGCGGGCGTGCTGAACGGCGAAATCCTGGTACACAACCACTGCTACCGCGGTGAAGAAATGGCCATCATGATGGACATCGCCGAGGAATTTGATTTTGAGATCACCGCTTTCCACCACGCGGTAGAGGCCTATAAAGTGGCCGACCTGCTGGCAGAGCAGGGTGTCTGCGCTGCGATGTGGGCAGATTGGTGGGGCTTCAAGCACGAGGCTTTTGACATGACGGAGGCGAACATCGCGATCGTCGACCAGTCCGGTGCCTGCGCGATGATTCACTCGGACTCCGCCATCGGTATTCAGCACCTGAACGAAGAGGTGGCCAAGGCCATGACTGCCGGCCAGCGCGCCGGGTTTGATATCAAGCCGGAACATGCCGTGATCTGGATGACCCTGAATCCGGCCAAGGCCCTGGGTGTTGCCGAAGAGACCGGCAGTATCGAGAAAGGCAAGATGGCCGACATAGTGCTCTGGTCCGGCAATCCTTTCAGTGTCTACAGCAAGGCTGAGAAGGTATTTATTGACGGTGAGCTGATGTTTGACCGTGATGATCCCGCCCGCCAGCCCCACAGTGATTTTGAACTGGGTATCCTGAATCCGGAAGGAGAGCGCTCGTGA
- a CDS encoding MurR/RpiR family transcriptional regulator, translated as MGSIAKIRAMRDSMSNHERRIADFLLENVEEVRGKSSKALAERIGVSQSSVVKFSQKLGYKGYSDLKLSLTESLARTSLLPKAIHGDIAIGDNVTTVAQKLIARKTVSLNETLAVNPESQLLAAVALLAGSGRILMAGVGASSLVAKDLAFKLMKLGKSVLVESDTHVQMANAATLGEGDVIFAISESGQTQEVIRVAEAGLAQGAAVISLTSFSRNPLVDVAGINLFCVADEAGTRSSSILARTAQLMVTDLLFLLMSQRDEKAKDLFERSRDAVAVFRQQGQPRRPRTN; from the coding sequence ATGGGTTCTATCGCAAAAATCCGCGCGATGCGCGATTCGATGTCCAATCACGAGCGACGTATTGCGGATTTTCTTCTGGAGAATGTGGAGGAGGTTCGGGGTAAGTCTTCCAAGGCACTGGCGGAACGTATCGGAGTTTCCCAGTCGAGTGTGGTCAAGTTCAGCCAGAAACTGGGCTACAAGGGCTATTCCGACCTCAAGCTGTCTCTCACCGAATCCCTGGCGCGAACCTCACTGCTGCCCAAGGCGATTCACGGTGATATTGCCATCGGTGACAACGTCACCACCGTTGCGCAGAAATTGATCGCCCGTAAAACGGTGTCACTGAACGAGACGCTGGCAGTCAATCCGGAATCCCAGCTGCTTGCCGCAGTGGCTTTGCTCGCCGGCTCCGGGCGAATCCTGATGGCCGGCGTAGGTGCCTCCTCCCTGGTGGCAAAGGATCTGGCTTTCAAGTTGATGAAGCTGGGCAAGTCGGTGCTGGTAGAAAGTGATACGCATGTACAGATGGCCAATGCAGCCACTCTGGGCGAGGGGGATGTGATTTTTGCGATCTCCGAATCCGGCCAGACCCAGGAGGTCATTCGTGTTGCCGAAGCGGGCCTCGCTCAGGGGGCGGCGGTGATTTCTTTGACCAGCTTTTCCCGCAATCCACTGGTTGACGTTGCGGGCATCAACCTGTTCTGTGTCGCCGACGAGGCGGGCACGCGCAGCTCTTCCATTCTCGCCCGCACCGCACAGCTTATGGTCACTGATCTTTTATTTCTGTTGATGTCCCAGCGGGATGAAAAGGCCAAGGACCTGTTTGAGCGCAGCCGTGATGCGGTAGCGGTATTCCGGCAGCAGGGGCAGCCGCGACGACCGCGCACCAACTGA
- a CDS encoding hybrid sensor histidine kinase/response regulator has product MKEKDQGNLAPPLNLSGETRVIYDALRKSEERYRELVEHANSIILRWDRHGFITFFNEYAQQFFGYSEAEILGRHVIGTIVPENESTGRDLRPLMDEICRDPEAHRYNVNENITRAGKRVWIAWTNKVLKDDAGHPVGVLSIGTDITKQRRLEEELRQAQKMQAIGELAGGIAHDFNNMIHGISGYAEVIRELSDHPRVGEYATHILTTAQHAAELTQQLLTFARKGKYQLRQCNTHDIIRDVCAMLSRTIDRRIIVEQNLQASRPHVLGDAAQLKSALLNLGINAKDAMPDGGTLRFSTRNVAIEAPVTISEFELQCGQHLLITISDDGTGMPETVRQRIFEPFFTTKDSGRGAGLGLAAVYGMTHMHQGAIRCHSREGQGSSFDLFLPISKDCAKREQQNRRSPDPRSGIHIMVVDDEPMVRNYSKTLFEMHGHKVVTFESAEAAIDFYRTDHASIDLVLLDMIMPKMDGQQLFSLLKEINPEINAILSTGYSVESKIESILREGIIECIRKPFTYEQLDSLLRRLAAEGRLPGYQALEPLEN; this is encoded by the coding sequence ATGAAAGAAAAAGATCAGGGCAATCTTGCACCACCACTCAACCTCAGTGGAGAAACCCGGGTCATTTACGACGCACTGCGCAAGAGCGAAGAGCGTTACAGAGAGTTGGTAGAGCATGCCAACTCAATCATTCTCCGCTGGGACCGTCACGGCTTTATCACTTTTTTCAATGAGTACGCGCAGCAGTTTTTCGGCTATAGCGAAGCAGAAATACTTGGCAGGCACGTGATAGGAACAATTGTCCCGGAAAATGAGAGCACAGGTCGCGATCTCCGGCCGCTGATGGATGAGATCTGCCGCGATCCGGAAGCCCACCGCTACAACGTCAACGAGAACATTACCCGCGCGGGCAAACGTGTCTGGATTGCCTGGACCAACAAGGTGCTCAAGGATGACGCAGGTCACCCGGTTGGCGTGCTCAGTATCGGCACCGATATCACCAAACAGCGCCGGCTTGAAGAAGAGCTGCGTCAGGCTCAGAAGATGCAGGCGATCGGTGAACTTGCCGGGGGGATCGCCCACGATTTCAACAATATGATTCACGGCATCAGCGGCTATGCGGAGGTCATCCGCGAGCTCAGTGACCACCCGCGAGTCGGGGAATATGCGACCCACATCCTGACGACCGCCCAGCATGCCGCAGAGCTGACTCAACAACTGCTCACATTTGCCCGCAAGGGGAAATATCAGCTACGACAGTGCAATACTCACGACATTATCCGCGATGTCTGCGCCATGCTTTCCAGAACCATCGACCGACGGATCATTGTCGAGCAGAACCTTCAGGCAAGCCGGCCCCACGTACTTGGCGATGCAGCACAATTGAAGAGTGCCCTTCTCAACCTTGGCATCAACGCTAAAGATGCCATGCCGGATGGAGGCACGCTGCGTTTCTCAACACGGAATGTGGCGATCGAGGCCCCCGTCACCATTTCAGAGTTTGAACTGCAATGCGGCCAGCATCTCCTCATCACCATCAGTGACGACGGCACGGGAATGCCGGAGACGGTACGCCAGCGCATTTTCGAACCCTTTTTTACCACCAAGGACAGTGGCCGGGGTGCGGGCCTGGGACTGGCGGCCGTATATGGCATGACACATATGCACCAGGGCGCCATTCGTTGCCATAGCAGGGAGGGTCAGGGAAGCAGCTTCGATCTGTTCCTGCCGATCAGCAAAGACTGCGCAAAGCGGGAGCAACAGAATCGACGATCACCAGATCCCCGTAGCGGTATCCACATCATGGTAGTGGATGACGAACCCATGGTGCGTAACTACTCCAAAACCCTGTTTGAGATGCACGGGCACAAGGTGGTGACCTTCGAATCAGCGGAAGCTGCGATCGATTTTTATCGTACCGATCACGCCAGCATCGACCTGGTATTACTCGATATGATCATGCCCAAGATGGACGGGCAGCAACTGTTTTCCCTTCTCAAGGAGATCAACCCGGAAATCAATGCCATCCTGTCCACCGGCTATAGCGTGGAAAGTAAGATCGAAAGCATACTCCGGGAGGGCATCATCGAATGTATTCGTAAGCCGTTTACCTACGAGCAGCTGGACTCACTGCTCAGGCGACTGGCGGCAGAGGGGCGCCTTCCCGGGTACCAGGCCCTGGAGCCGCTGGAGAATTGA
- a CDS encoding LysE family translocator: MDLIAWLSLAGICALGAMSPGPSLLIVLRCAAAGPRQGLASAIAHGAAIALYAGLTAFGLAVLVTHTPLLFSLLQWGGAAMLVYLGWKALSAPAPGNAKTKQAVEEPVSVPRAALQGFGIAFFNPKVAIFFTALFSQFVSAEQALGTKLGMAGLAAGIDAVWYALVSLVVTLGSGRGWLGAAAAHRLQQVFGVLLLGLAARLVLSL, translated from the coding sequence ATGGATCTGATCGCCTGGTTGTCACTGGCCGGAATCTGCGCCCTCGGCGCCATGAGCCCGGGCCCCAGCTTGCTGATCGTACTGCGCTGCGCTGCTGCCGGTCCCCGGCAAGGGCTGGCGAGTGCCATTGCCCACGGGGCTGCCATCGCGCTCTATGCGGGCCTGACCGCTTTCGGGCTGGCAGTACTGGTCACCCATACCCCACTGCTCTTTTCCCTGCTGCAGTGGGGTGGCGCCGCGATGCTGGTGTACCTCGGCTGGAAGGCCCTGAGCGCCCCCGCCCCAGGCAACGCCAAGACCAAACAGGCGGTTGAGGAGCCGGTTTCAGTTCCACGGGCGGCACTGCAGGGCTTCGGGATTGCGTTCTTCAACCCCAAGGTTGCGATCTTCTTTACCGCTCTGTTCAGCCAGTTCGTCTCTGCCGAGCAGGCACTGGGCACCAAGCTGGGCATGGCCGGTCTTGCCGCCGGCATCGACGCAGTCTGGTATGCACTGGTTTCACTGGTGGTCACGCTGGGGAGCGGCCGTGGCTGGCTGGGCGCAGCGGCAGCGCACCGCCTGCAGCAGGTGTTTGGGGTCTTGCTACTGGGCCTGGCAGCACGTCTGGTGCTCAGCCTCTGA